A window of the Eleutherodactylus coqui strain aEleCoq1 chromosome 8, aEleCoq1.hap1, whole genome shotgun sequence genome harbors these coding sequences:
- the TVP23A gene encoding Golgi apparatus membrane protein TVP23 homolog A produces the protein MKQVPVDDTEDVSLDIGNEEELALRKAKIRHPLATFFHLFFRTGAIVAYLFCDWFSKSFVTCFVTILLLLSFDFWSVKNVTGRLLVGLRWWNQIDEDGKSHWIFEAKKAPPNNSTSTEVEARIFWLGLIICPMIWTVFFFSTLFSLKLKWLALVIAGISLQSANLYGYLHCKTGGQQNVGKTASRFLSQQLFQRTL, from the exons ATGAAGCAG GTTCCTGTAGATGACACTGAGGACGTCTCACTGGATATAGGAAATGAGGAGGAACTGGCACTAAGAAAAGCCAAAATCAG GCACCCCCTGGCCACGTTTTTTCATCTATTTTTTCGAACTGGTGCTATTGTTGCTTATTTGTTCTGTGACTGGTTCAGCAAAAGCTTTGTCACGTGTTTTGTCACTATCCTGCTTCTTCTGTCCTTTGACTTTTGGTCTGTCAAG AATGTTACTGGCCGACTGCTGGTTGGATTACGCTGGTGGAACCAGATTGATGAAGATGGAAAAAGTCATTGGATATTTGAAGCCAAAAAG GCTCCACCCAATAATTCCACATCAACAGAGGTTGAAGCTCGTATCTTCTGGCTGGGCTTGATTATTTGCCCCATGATCTGGACGGTGTTCTTCTTCAGCACATTGTTTTCCTTGAAGTTGAAGTGGCTG GCTTTGGTGATTGCTGGCATCTCTCTCCAATCAGCAAATCTTTATGGTTATCTTCACTGTAAAACCGGCGGCCAACAGAACGTGGGGAAGACGGCGTCACGATTCCTGTCCCAGCAGCTCTTTCAACGG ACTCTATGA